Proteins encoded within one genomic window of Numenius arquata chromosome 12, bNumArq3.hap1.1, whole genome shotgun sequence:
- the LRRC61 gene encoding leucine-rich repeat-containing protein 61, which yields MEGRGETGEEEEEEEEEEEEGEEGARITPQLLKATTGEFALESILLLRLPGRGIGHLGCLGDCANLEWLDLSGNSIAQLGPLASLKSLAVLNLARNRVASLEPLSACQNLQSLNVAGNRVSSLQQLRCLTGLRRLESLRLRDPLARLANPLCLTSPAYRAALADMLPGLKAIDGERLSGRGSEFYQLCRDLDNSLGRGGGGAGPQQPRVAQPWVEAGFWEPRPPRRSSIMEEAYKQFGEVLQECRELSRRADDTIAQAERALSSRPDPNSFIF from the coding sequence atGGAGGGGCGCGGGGAGacgggcgaggaggaggaggaagaggaggaagaggaagaagagggagaggaaggggcgCGCATCACCCCCCAGCTGCTGAAGGCCACCACGGGGGAGTTCGCCCTGGAGTCCATCCTGCTGCTGCGGCTACCGGGCCGGGGCATCGGCCACCTGGGCTGCTTGGGCGACTGCGCCAACCTGGAGTGGCTGGACCTTTCCGGCAACTCCATCGCCCAACTGGGGCCACTGGCTTCCCTCAAATCCCTGGCCGTCCTCAACCTGGCCCGCAACCGCGTCGCTAGCCTCGAACCTTTGAGCGCTTGCCAAAACCTCCAGAGCCTCAACGTGGCCGGCAACCGGGTGAGCAGCCTGCAGCAACTGCGGTGTTTGACGGGGTTACGGCGGCTGGAGAGCCTACGGCTACGGGATCCGCTAGCCCGCTTGGCTAACCCGCTCTGTCTCACCTCCCCGGCATACCGGGCCGCGTTGGCTGACATGTTGCCCGGCCTCAAAGCCATCGACGGCGAGCGCTTATCGGGTCGGGGCAGCGAGTTTTACCAGCTTTGCCGGGATCTCGACAACTCGCTgggacgcggcggcggcggcgccggcccCCAACAGCCCCGGGTGGCTCAACCCTGGGTGGAAGCGGGTTTTTGGGAACCCCGGCCCCCCCGGCGCAGCTCCATCATGGAAGAAGCCTACAAACAGTTCGGGGAGGTGCTGCAGGAATGCCGGGAGCTGAGCCGGCGCGCCGATGACACCATCGCCCAGGCCGAGCGGGCGCTCAGCAGCCGCCCCGACCCCAACTCCTTCATCTTCTGA
- the RARRES2 gene encoding retinoic acid receptor responder protein 2, whose protein sequence is MRFPLALCLGLVAMAAAGPSPLQRRVVREVLEAFHGRSSVQALFRERAVEGAVEREDSSGTFVQLRLNLVQTNCGKRAPRPQNCRPLENRRKPVCVACYKFDHSDVPKVLDKYHNCGPSHHMAVKEIKQRDEAECRAVEETGKGTDALYLPGMYAFSKGLPV, encoded by the exons ATGAGGTTCCCGCTAGCCCTTTGCCTGGGCCTGGTGGCCATGGCCGCCGCCGGCCCCTCGCCGCTGCAGCGGCGGGTGGTGCGGGAGGTGCTGGAGGCCTTCCATGGCCGCAGCAGCGTCCAGGCCCTCTTCAGGGAGCGGGCGGTGGAGGGGGCTGTGGAGAGG GAAGACTCTTCGGGGACGTTTGTCCAACTGCGTCTCAACCTGGTGCAAACGAACTGCGGGAAACGAGCCCCGCGGCCACAAAACTGCCGGCCCCTGGAGAACCGG AGGAAGCCCGTCTGCGTGGCTTGCTACAAGTTTGACCACAGCGATGTCCCCAAGGTGCTGGACAAGTACCACAACTGCGGCCCCAGCCATCACATGGCGGTGAAG gagATCAAGCAGCGGGACGAGGCGGAGTGCAGGGCGGTGGAGGAGACCGGCAAGGGCACGGACGCGCTCTACCTCCCCGGCATGTACGCCTTCTCCAAGGGGCTGCCGGTCTAG
- the FASTK gene encoding fas-activated serine/threonine kinase: protein MGPEGRGPGAARTGGGGNGKEKIGARPGVPGLPVLRSLSSRPALAMLRLLPWLRALTRESVRPGVPRGLAAADRSGAGMYPACYCAGKGKGRAVLLPLDPYGHGLLHPFPPDAYRTRGHGKRKSWNFIHEKMSYDTFFTMKRLIERSRSVGEVLRWVTQNPGKVSASHYPIALHKLGQLLQQQQGQAAGSGESRGPGPMLEQPEFQTLCQAIISGCSKFDNFSIVNCLYAAAALGLPGESPLVRVLEEESRSRLGRFNQKDVSMVFSSVMRLHPSSPHPLVESCLSSLERHLEKERHPQTLFLLLSYYRLRAQALQGHPASDQQLINNRKILRLVRHTLGQVSAMREHELALLDEMLALCAQEANNKALEAIFSSQLFYENRQERFIRSMAEWLPRKAENLTPYTMALIAKYVARHRLREPRLLDTIANFLLKRGEQLDSKVIQKLVFPFSRMNYRPSNHGELFPKLEAILEQKAGTSPLATVNILMSMFQLSHFPQTVLHQVFSPAFITNVMSSPYALIVRRYLSLLDAAVELEFRDYSGPRLDPRYRVLMFEHALTADEANRKYSYKGLVAEALRQLVGEECYRQDEVLPPGYCTDFLLWINRSGTVLPLSRVPAAARAPSALPAAPPAPLSLRSSVLALTSDLQDFAPFAPEAPSSPPAPRENSLAGRFLPSLCPAPGGPCFQPPSDYYCGLSKESSLESQGSSTLSSPSECLSAQPPATPDCSPRGSSAATLFQFPIGKILEEEEEEEEEEEEEAAAGRPGHDRNCFQGEQPQEEPAERSPPPPEDACPPPSPCRPSPKRGDGPQGAEEIQRVVLSVNDKWHYCQNSDILVGSRAMRDRHLRLLGYSLVQAVWWPPARSLPAPGASSRPRGAGAARGHR, encoded by the exons ATGGGGCCTGAGGGGCGCGGGCCCGGTGCGGCCCGGACTGGGGGTGGCGGTAACGGGAAGGAGAAGATCGGGGCCCGCCCAGGGGTCCCG GGTCTCCCGGTTCTCCGAAGCCTCTCCAGCCGCCCTGCCCTCGCCATGCTGCGCCTGCTGCCATGGCTCCGCGCTCTGACCCGGGAGAGCGTGCGGCCCGGCGTCCCGCGGGGCCTGGCTGCTGCTgaccggagcggggccgggatgTATCCCGCCTGCTACTGCGCGGGCAAAGGCAAGGGGCGGGCGGTGCTGCTCCCCCTGGACCCCTACGGCCATGGGCTGCTGCACCCCTTCCCCCCGGACGCCTACAGGACTCGAGGCCACGGCAAGAGGAAGAGCTGGAACTTCATCCACGAGAAGATGAGCTACGACACCTTCTTCACCATGAAGCGCCTGATCGAGCGCTCGCGCAGCGTGGGGGAAGTGCTGCGGTGGGTGACACAGAACCCCGGCAAGGTGTCTGCCAGCCACTACCCCATCGCCCTGCACAAGCTgggccagctcctgcagcagcagcagggccaggccgCGGGGAGCGGGGAGAGCCGCGGGCCCggccccatgctggagcagcccGAGTTCCAGACTCTCTGCCAGGCCATCATCAGCGGCTGCTCCAAGTTCGACAACTTCAGCATCGTCAACTGCCTGTATGCTGCCGCCGCGCTGG GTCTGCCCGGGGAGTCTCCGCTGGTgcgggtgctggaggaggagtcCCGCAGCCGCCTGGGCCGCTTCAACCAGAAGGACGTCTCCATGGTCTTCAGCAGCGTGATGAGGCtgcacccctccagcccccaccccCTGGTGGAGTCCTGCCTCAGCAGCCTGGAGCGGCACCTGGAGAAGGAGCGGCACCCCCagaccctcttcctcctcctctcctactACCGGCTGCGGGCGCAGGCGCTGCAGGGACACCCTGCCTCCGACCAGCAGCTCATCAACAACCGCAAGATCCTGCGCCTGGTGCGGCACACGCTGGGGCAAGTGAGCGCCATGCGGGAGCACGAGCTGGCCCTCTTGGACGAGATGCTGGCCCTGTGCGCCCAGGAGGCCAACAACAAGGCCCTGGAGGCCATCTTCAGCTCTCAGCTCTTCTATGAGAACCGCCAAGAGCGATTCATCCGCAGTATGGCAG AGTGGCTGCCCAGGAAGGCGGAGAACCTGACCCCCTACACCATGGCCCTCATTGCCAAGTACGTGGCCCGGCACCGGCTGCGCGAGCCCCGGCTGCTCGATACCATCGCAAACTTCCTGCTGAAGCGCGGGGAGCAGCTCGACAGCAAG gtgaTCCAGAAGCTGGTGTTTCCCTTCAGCCGCATGAACTACCGCCCCTCCAACCACGGGGAGCTCTTCCCCAAGCTGGAGGCCATCCTGGAGCAGAAGGCAGGCACCTCGCCCCTGGCCACCGTCAACATCCTCATGTCCATGTTCCAGCTCAGCCACTTCCCCCAGACCGTCCTGCACCAAGTCTTCTCCCCGGCCTTCATCACCAACGTCATGA GCAGCCCCTACGCGCTGATCGTGCGCCGCTACCTCTCGCTGCTGGACGCGGCGGTGGAGCTGGAGTTCCGCGACTACAGCGGCCCCCGCCTGGACCCCCGCTACCGCGTCCTCATGTTCGAGCACGCCCTGACGGCCGACGAGGCCAACAGAAAGTACAG tTACAAGGGGCTGGTGGCCGAGGCGCTGCGGCAGCTGGTGGGAGAGGAGTGCTACCGGCAGGATGAGGTGCTGCCCCCGGGATACTGCACAG aTTTCCTGCTGTGGATCAACCGCTCGGGCACGGTGCTGCCGCTCTCCCGCGTCCCCGCCGCTGCCAgggctccctctgccctccccgccgccccccctgcccccctgtcCCTGCGCTCCAGCGTCCTGGCCCTCACCTCGGACTTGCAGGACTTTGCCCCCTTTGCTCCGGAGGcgcccagcagccccccggccccccgggagAACAGCCTGGCCGGGCGGTTCCTGCCCTCCCtgtgccctgccccgggggggcccTGCTTCCAGCCCCCCTCGGACTATTACTGCGGCCTGAGCAAAGAGTCTTCCCTGgagagccagggcagctccacgctGAGCAGCCCCTCCGAGTGCCTCTCCGCAcagccccccgccacccccgACTGCTCCCCCCGCGGCTCCTCCGCCGCCACCCTCTTCCAGTTCCCCATCGGAAAGattctggaggaggaggaagaggaggaggaggaggaagaggaggaagctgcTGCCGGCCGCCCCGGCCATGACCGCAACTGCTTCCAGGGagagcagccccaggaggagccGGCAGAGAggagccccccgccccccgaggACGCCTGCCCCCCGCCCTCCCCGTGCCGGCCCAGCCCCAAGCGCGGGGACGGGCCACAAGGAGCCGAAGAAATTCAGAG GGTGGTGCTGTCGGTCAATGACAAGTGGCACTACTGCCAGAACTCCGACATACTGGTGGGCTCGCGAGCCATGAGGGACCGGCACCTGCGGCTGCTGGGCTACTCCCTGGtgcag GCCGTCTGGTGGCcgcctgcccgctccctgccggCTCCCGGTGCCTCCTCCCGGCCACGGGGAGCCGGGGCCGCCCGCGGTCACCGCTGA
- the TMUB1 gene encoding transmembrane and ubiquitin-like domain-containing protein 1, which translates to MALIEGVGDEVTVLFALLLVAVVLGLAWASTRAPEPAAPPRPAAPLPEEGPSAAPSPAERKPPAAAAADGAAPDGAGGLAAGLRARSGPAPPQSPQSEGDGGPAEPTMVLRLKFLNDTERLARVRPGDTVGALKRAYFPGQEQQVRLIYQGQLLRDDTQSLAALHLAHNSVLHCHISPHSPAPAPAGPRASADPAHAALDVGSLVLPLFVLMLAVLWYFQLQYRHVFTATATTFLAGLTLLFSFVAFTMYRR; encoded by the exons ATGGCGCTCATCGAGGGCGTAGGCGATGAGGTGACCGTGCTCTTCGCCTTGCTGCTGGTGGCCGTGGTGCTGGGGCTGGCCTGGGCCTCCACCCGCGCCCCCgagcccgccgcgccgccccgccccgccgccccgctgcccgAGGAGGGCCCGAGCGCCGCACCGAGCCCCGCCGAGCGCAAGCcccccgcggcggcagcggcggacGGAGCGGCCCCcgatggggcgggggggctggcggcggggctgcgggcccggagcggccccgcgcccccgcaGAGCCCCCAGAGCGAGGGGGACGGCGGCCCCGCCGAGCCCACCATGGTGCTGCGGCTGAAGTTCCTCAACGACACGGAGCGCCTGGCCCGGGTGCGCCCCGGCGACACCGTCGGGGCCCTGAAGAG ggcctaTTTCCCCGGTCAGGAGCAGCAAGTGCGGCTGATCTACCAGGGCCAGCTGCTGCGCGACGACACCCAGAGCCTGGCCGCCCTCCACCTGGCCCACAACAGCGTCCTGCACTGCCACATCTCCCCGCACAGCCCggcccccgcgcccgccggcccccgcgccTCCGCCGACCCCGCGCACGCCGCCCTGGACGTGGGCAGCCTCGTCCTGCCCCTCTTCGTCCTCATGCTGGCTGTCCTCTGGTACTTCCAGCTGCAGTACCGCCACGTCTtcaccgccaccgccaccaccttCCTGGCCGGTCTCACCCTCCTCTTCAGCTTCGTGGCCTTCACCATGTACCGCAGATAG